From one Streptomyces sp. ICC1 genomic stretch:
- a CDS encoding ankyrin repeat domain-containing protein, whose translation MLSLPAQDPLAVAVTSAIRAGDLDGLGRLLAAHPGLAGARIVRHGEAAGERSLLHIAVDWPGHRPRTAEVIRTLVAAGADPGARFGGSHEETPLHWAASNDDVPALDALVEAGADIEAPGAVLGGGTPLADATGFGQWRAARRLLDLGARPTLWDAAALGLLGPVREFVAAGADPEEVTEALWGACHGGRLSTARYLLSRGADINWIGHGSLTPLDAALTGEDIALIDWLRSCGARSRDEILGRRPPN comes from the coding sequence ATGCTCTCCCTCCCGGCACAGGACCCGCTCGCCGTCGCCGTCACGTCGGCGATCCGGGCCGGCGACCTCGACGGACTCGGGCGGCTGCTGGCCGCGCACCCCGGGCTCGCCGGGGCCCGGATCGTGCGGCACGGCGAGGCGGCGGGCGAGCGCAGCCTGCTGCACATCGCCGTGGACTGGCCCGGGCACCGCCCCCGGACCGCGGAGGTGATCCGTACCCTCGTCGCGGCCGGCGCCGACCCGGGGGCCCGGTTCGGCGGCTCGCACGAGGAGACCCCGCTGCACTGGGCCGCGAGCAACGACGACGTCCCCGCGCTCGACGCCCTCGTCGAGGCGGGCGCCGACATCGAAGCCCCGGGCGCGGTGCTCGGCGGCGGCACTCCGCTGGCCGACGCGACCGGCTTCGGCCAGTGGCGCGCGGCGCGCCGCCTCCTGGACCTTGGGGCCCGCCCCACCCTGTGGGACGCGGCCGCCCTCGGACTGCTCGGCCCTGTAAGGGAGTTCGTCGCCGCGGGGGCGGATCCCGAGGAGGTCACCGAAGCCCTCTGGGGCGCGTGCCACGGGGGCCGACTGTCCACGGCCCGATACCTGCTGTCTCGAGGAGCGGACATCAACTGGATCGGCCACGGCTCCCTTACCCCCCTCGACGCTGCCCTGACCGGCGAGGACATCGCGCTCATCGACTGGCTCCGCTCCTGCGGCGCCCGATCCCGCGACGAAATTCTCGGCCGTCGACCACCGAATTGA
- a CDS encoding DUF6313 family protein — protein sequence MPGHLDLPPDRRRLLRRWLRLWRSRKALKGVTQWIVDWGLPMAVCLVLLYVFAARAGSPSSVYRVFTLIDAPKHVLLWLASLVGWLLVPAIIGGFAGHVIAERISRVKSISTNTLFQRRTLRQRVRLPGLIDDLGPYFHGTHARQDFVDTWVRVAHRNDWVKAQDHWEVFVRDTMSTQQYAHLDRHECLRQAQNTGKLALGFTARAGLCIVCERRR from the coding sequence GTGCCAGGCCATCTCGATCTGCCGCCCGATCGCCGGCGCCTCCTGCGGCGCTGGCTGCGCCTGTGGCGCTCGCGGAAGGCCCTGAAGGGGGTCACCCAGTGGATAGTGGACTGGGGACTGCCCATGGCCGTGTGCCTGGTGCTCCTGTACGTCTTCGCGGCGCGGGCGGGCAGCCCCAGCAGCGTGTACCGGGTGTTCACCCTGATCGACGCCCCGAAGCACGTGCTCCTGTGGCTGGCCTCGCTGGTCGGCTGGCTCCTGGTCCCGGCCATCATCGGTGGGTTCGCCGGCCATGTCATCGCCGAACGCATAAGCCGCGTGAAGTCGATCTCCACCAACACCCTCTTCCAGCGGCGAACGCTGCGTCAGCGGGTCCGCCTCCCCGGCCTCATAGACGATCTGGGGCCGTACTTCCACGGAACCCACGCACGGCAGGACTTCGTCGACACCTGGGTCCGGGTGGCGCACCGCAACGACTGGGTGAAGGCCCAGGACCACTGGGAGGTCTTCGTCAGGGACACGATGTCGACCCAGCAGTACGCTCATCTCGACCGGCACGAGTGCCTGCGGCAGGCGCAGAACACGGGCAAACTGGCCCTGGGCTTCACCGCTCGCGCGGGCCTCTGCATCGTGTGCGAAAGGAGGCGGTGA